From Achromobacter spanius, a single genomic window includes:
- a CDS encoding flagellin, producing the protein MAVINTNYLSLVAQNNLNKSQSSLGNAIERLSSGLRINSAKDDAAGQAIANRFSANIKGLTQAARNANDGISLAQTTEGSLNEINNNLQRVRELTVQASSGTNSDSDLESIQAEIRQRLDEINRVSEQTDFNGVKVLADEQTLTIQVGANDNEVIQINLKEITAETLGLGSFNVDGSAKVANTAATEADLTAKLPGGTWNADSTVYTVKPQREGATSADVFAQLKTGNTVTHSTGGTPDASYTYDAASKSFTYADSATYAGATATTDAQTAILADNAKTATITIGANTVDVKIGADGSLSTLNDEALYINGDELTVSNVGATAQAKLEDVLDDAAFGGTVQASVFAAGKTYLNDGGGTINATFTSSISAADLAAQISANTTATTSYSVDLGAMYGGVLELGLDGTTVQAAGATPVFVDEQGALTDVEFGAETTYNQANGVITNADGKAMYVDEAGKLTTEESHAGDRTADPLKALDAALAKVDALRSDLGAVQNRFQSTIANLNNTVTNLSSARSRIEDADYAVEVSNMTRAQILQQAGTSVLAQANQVPQGVLSLLR; encoded by the coding sequence ATGGCCGTTATCAATACCAACTACCTCTCGCTGGTTGCTCAGAACAACCTGAACAAGTCGCAATCGTCGCTGGGCAACGCCATCGAACGCCTGTCGTCGGGCCTGCGCATCAACAGCGCCAAGGACGACGCAGCCGGCCAAGCTATCGCCAACCGCTTCTCCGCCAACATCAAGGGTCTGACCCAGGCTGCCCGTAACGCCAACGACGGCATCTCGCTGGCGCAGACCACCGAAGGTTCGTTGAACGAAATCAACAACAACCTGCAGCGCGTTCGCGAACTGACCGTGCAAGCCTCGTCCGGCACTAACTCGGACTCGGATCTGGAATCGATCCAGGCTGAAATCCGTCAGCGCCTCGACGAAATCAACCGCGTGTCGGAACAGACCGACTTCAACGGCGTGAAGGTGCTGGCAGACGAACAGACCCTGACCATCCAAGTCGGCGCCAACGACAACGAAGTCATCCAGATCAACCTGAAGGAAATCACGGCTGAAACGCTCGGCCTGGGCTCGTTCAACGTGGATGGTTCGGCCAAGGTTGCTAACACGGCTGCAACCGAAGCCGATCTGACAGCCAAGCTTCCGGGCGGGACCTGGAACGCTGACAGCACCGTCTACACCGTCAAGCCGCAACGCGAAGGCGCAACGAGCGCTGACGTTTTCGCTCAACTCAAGACTGGCAACACCGTCACCCACTCCACAGGCGGTACTCCGGACGCGTCGTACACGTACGATGCGGCTAGCAAGTCGTTTACTTATGCTGATTCGGCCACCTACGCTGGCGCTACTGCAACGACGGATGCGCAAACCGCAATTCTTGCCGATAACGCTAAGACCGCCACGATCACCATCGGAGCCAACACGGTCGATGTCAAGATCGGCGCTGATGGGTCGTTGTCGACTCTCAACGACGAAGCTCTCTACATCAACGGCGATGAACTGACAGTCTCTAACGTTGGTGCCACGGCGCAGGCCAAGCTGGAAGACGTCCTGGATGACGCCGCGTTTGGTGGCACTGTACAAGCTTCGGTGTTTGCTGCCGGCAAGACCTACCTCAACGACGGCGGCGGCACTATCAACGCCACCTTCACGAGCTCCATCTCCGCAGCAGACCTGGCCGCGCAAATCAGTGCAAATACCACCGCGACCACCTCGTACTCGGTTGATCTCGGCGCTATGTATGGCGGCGTGTTGGAGCTGGGCTTGGACGGGACGACCGTTCAAGCTGCTGGCGCCACCCCTGTGTTCGTCGACGAACAAGGCGCACTCACGGACGTCGAGTTTGGCGCCGAAACGACGTACAACCAAGCCAACGGCGTGATCACCAACGCTGACGGCAAGGCCATGTACGTCGACGAGGCCGGTAAGCTGACCACGGAAGAGTCGCACGCTGGCGACCGCACCGCTGACCCGCTGAAGGCCCTGGACGCCGCGCTGGCCAAGGTTGATGCCCTGCGCTCCGACCTGGGCGCCGTGCAAAACCGCTTCCAGTCGACGATCGCCAACCTGAACAACACGGTCACGAACCTGTCGTCCGCCCGTTCGCGTATCGAAGACGCTGACTACGCAGTCGAAGTGTCGAACATGACCCGCGCTCAGATCCTGCAACAGGCTGGCACCTCGGTTCTGGCCCAGGCCAACCAAGTGCCGCAAGGCGTCCTGTCGCTGCTGCGTTAA
- the motB gene encoding flagellar motor protein MotB, with product MSTVNNHRVVIRRKKVKGGGHHGGSWKIAYADFITAMMAFFLVMWLVSIVPKEELKGIAEYFRMPLRVAITGGPSSSAETSAVPGGGQDPLRSEGDVRRGQGNRVESQPMGDAERREQHRLENLKRRLENVIETSPVLKSFRPQLLIDLTTEGLRIQIVDNQNRPMFATGRAEVQPYMRDILRELGPVLNELPNRVSISGHTDASQYARGERAYSNWELSADRANASRQELVAGGMNESKVMRIQGLSSSMSLVKDDPYAAVNRRISLVVLNQSTQKRIESENAAAADVSAKDAREVGAAVQAVQAAGQAATATKQGEAGNTAPAEGVRQQ from the coding sequence ATGAGCACGGTAAACAATCACCGTGTGGTGATCCGCCGCAAGAAGGTCAAGGGCGGCGGGCACCACGGGGGCAGCTGGAAGATCGCGTACGCCGACTTCATTACGGCAATGATGGCGTTCTTCCTGGTGATGTGGCTGGTCAGCATCGTGCCGAAGGAAGAACTGAAAGGCATCGCGGAATACTTCCGCATGCCGCTGCGCGTCGCCATCACGGGCGGGCCCAGCAGTTCGGCGGAAACAAGCGCCGTGCCGGGCGGCGGGCAGGATCCGCTGCGCAGCGAAGGCGATGTGCGCCGCGGTCAGGGCAACCGGGTCGAGTCCCAGCCCATGGGCGACGCCGAGCGCCGCGAGCAGCATCGCCTCGAAAACCTCAAGCGGCGCCTCGAGAACGTCATCGAGACGAGCCCCGTCCTGAAATCCTTCCGGCCGCAGCTCCTCATCGACCTGACGACCGAAGGGCTGCGCATCCAGATCGTCGATAACCAGAACCGTCCGATGTTCGCGACCGGCCGCGCCGAAGTGCAGCCGTACATGCGCGACATCCTGCGTGAGCTGGGACCGGTGCTGAACGAACTGCCCAACCGGGTGAGCATTTCCGGGCATACCGACGCGTCGCAGTATGCGCGCGGCGAGCGCGCCTACAGCAATTGGGAGCTGTCGGCCGACCGGGCGAACGCCTCGCGCCAGGAATTGGTGGCGGGCGGCATGAACGAAAGCAAGGTCATGCGCATCCAGGGTCTGTCTTCCAGCATGAGTCTGGTTAAAGATGATCCGTATGCAGCCGTTAATAGACGCATCAGCCTGGTGGTGCTCAACCAAAGCACCCAAAAGCGCATCGAGAGCGAGAACGCCGCAGCCGCGGACGTGAGCGCCAAGGATGCGCGCGAGGTGGGGGCGGCCGTGCAGGCGGTGCAAGCCGCCGGCCAGGCCGCAACGGCAACCAAGCAGGGCGAGGCGGGGAATACCGCGCCCGCTGAAGGGGTTCGACAACAATGA
- a CDS encoding methyltransferase regulatory domain-containing protein — protein sequence MSTEQEHSVDTEDTLQQTNRKISETYEAHIYTSNAFPFSSPGHLRAAAYLWGLETVPLESARVLEIGCAGGGNLLPFAVAYPNAHVVGIDLASGQVAQGQQVVQALGLQNLHLQAMSLTDITPEFGQFDYIVAHGVFSWVPPEVRQAMMRVMRENLSPKGVGYISYNTYPGWKAGDIVRDAMMLHSHSVEKAEDRLPAAKAMLNLLSEGIAANNPLAPSLRAAVAQLRKHSDFYIAHEYLEIFNNPCYLLEFVNMADQHGVVHVGDADPHQEMAATYGQNVQLNHSLIALGQPRVMRQQYLDFAMGRNFRKSLIVHQERAGQILDTPHIEALAELRWAGHFTETDAPENSPKNQRSFRNHKNHPLHTNEAPVLAVVQALSRVWPASLDFESLVEAAKADLPPGQAEDDAAGRKAVLGALQTLFRLNSLRYTLEPSPYETGAVAGQGDAPALIPGIAHILEQRKDPGFGVGTYNRWHDSVNLNLQEAEAWLLPHIDGSNSRKQLATLLRDALSAGKVPNTNGQLLKGQRNLDAVADKIVGKLLDLLKRQGVLV from the coding sequence TTGAGCACCGAGCAAGAACACAGCGTCGACACCGAAGACACCCTGCAGCAGACCAATCGAAAGATCAGCGAGACTTACGAAGCGCACATCTACACGTCGAACGCGTTTCCCTTTTCCTCACCCGGCCACCTGCGCGCCGCCGCGTATCTGTGGGGCCTGGAAACCGTGCCCCTGGAAAGCGCGAGGGTATTGGAGATAGGCTGCGCCGGCGGCGGCAACCTGTTGCCTTTCGCGGTGGCCTACCCCAACGCGCATGTTGTAGGCATCGATCTGGCAAGCGGCCAGGTGGCGCAAGGCCAGCAAGTGGTACAAGCGCTGGGCTTGCAGAACCTGCATCTGCAAGCAATGAGCCTGACGGACATCACGCCGGAATTCGGACAATTCGACTACATCGTTGCTCACGGCGTATTCAGCTGGGTGCCGCCCGAAGTGCGCCAGGCCATGATGCGCGTCATGCGCGAGAACCTGTCGCCCAAAGGCGTGGGCTATATCAGCTACAACACCTACCCGGGCTGGAAGGCGGGCGACATCGTGCGCGATGCCATGATGCTGCACAGCCATTCCGTTGAGAAGGCAGAAGACCGGCTGCCGGCCGCCAAGGCCATGCTCAACCTGCTGTCCGAGGGCATTGCCGCCAACAACCCGCTGGCGCCGTCGCTGCGCGCTGCCGTGGCGCAATTGCGCAAGCATTCCGATTTCTACATTGCCCACGAGTACCTGGAAATCTTCAACAACCCCTGCTATTTGCTGGAATTCGTCAACATGGCCGACCAGCATGGCGTCGTGCATGTGGGCGACGCGGACCCGCATCAGGAGATGGCCGCCACCTATGGCCAGAATGTGCAGTTGAACCATAGCCTGATCGCTCTCGGCCAGCCACGCGTGATGCGCCAGCAATACCTGGATTTCGCCATGGGCCGCAATTTCCGCAAGAGCCTGATCGTCCATCAGGAACGCGCCGGACAAATCCTGGACACGCCCCATATCGAAGCCCTGGCGGAGTTGCGCTGGGCCGGGCACTTCACCGAAACCGATGCCCCCGAAAATTCCCCTAAGAATCAGCGGTCTTTCCGCAACCACAAGAATCACCCTCTGCATACCAATGAAGCGCCAGTGCTGGCCGTGGTCCAGGCGTTGAGCCGCGTCTGGCCTGCCAGCCTGGACTTCGAATCCCTGGTCGAAGCAGCGAAGGCCGACCTGCCCCCCGGGCAGGCCGAGGATGACGCGGCAGGCCGCAAGGCCGTGCTCGGCGCCTTGCAAACCTTGTTCCGCCTGAACAGCCTGCGCTACACGCTGGAACCCTCGCCGTATGAGACCGGAGCCGTAGCCGGCCAGGGCGATGCCCCCGCCTTGATCCCCGGCATCGCGCATATTCTGGAACAGCGCAAGGATCCGGGCTTCGGAGTGGGTACCTATAACCGATGGCACGACAGTGTGAACCTGAATTTGCAGGAAGCCGAAGCATGGCTGCTGCCGCACATTGACGGCTCCAACAGCCGCAAGCAACTGGCCACGTTGCTGCGCGACGCGCTCAGCGCGGGCAAGGTGCCGAATACGAATGGGCAGTTGCTGAAAGGCCAGCGCAATCTGGATGCAGTCGCCGACAAAATCGTCGGCAAGCTGCTGGATCTGCTCAAGCGCCAGGGGGTGTTGGTGTAA
- a CDS encoding putative motility protein, with protein MDASVNNTVNSALALRDANLMMEVQASVTKKAINAQADSVATLMQSLPVLAIDGTLGSRVNTHA; from the coding sequence ATGGACGCTTCCGTCAATAACACCGTCAATTCCGCCCTGGCCTTGCGCGATGCGAACCTCATGATGGAGGTGCAGGCGTCCGTGACAAAGAAGGCGATCAACGCGCAGGCCGACTCGGTCGCCACGCTGATGCAATCGCTGCCGGTGCTGGCCATCGACGGCACGCTGGGTTCGCGCGTCAACACCCACGCGTAA
- the motA gene encoding flagellar motor stator protein MotA — translation MLIVIGFLVVIVSVVGSFVGLGGHLGALYQPFELTLIFGAAFGAFLAGNSKKSLMLVKKALPDALKSSRYSKDVYMELMALLYVLLNKARREGLMAIESHIEDPGSSPIFSEYPRIAKDEKLMEFITDYLRIMISGNMSSFEIETLMDEEIETYRHEREVPAHALQQMADGLPAFGIVAAVLGVIKALAAVDQPPAILGDLISKAMVGTFLGILLAYGFVGPLASRVERRTDEAMKVLECIKTTLLASMNGYPPQLAVEFGRKVLFSAVRPTFGELEEHVRQTKSTGKA, via the coding sequence GTGTTGATTGTTATCGGTTTTCTTGTGGTGATCGTGTCGGTCGTCGGCAGCTTCGTAGGGCTGGGCGGACACTTGGGCGCGCTTTACCAGCCCTTCGAGCTGACGCTGATCTTCGGCGCGGCGTTCGGAGCGTTCCTGGCGGGCAACAGCAAGAAGTCGCTGATGCTGGTCAAGAAGGCGCTTCCTGATGCGCTCAAGAGCTCGCGTTACAGCAAGGACGTCTACATGGAGCTGATGGCGCTCCTGTACGTGCTGCTGAACAAGGCGCGCCGCGAAGGCCTGATGGCCATCGAATCACATATCGAGGATCCGGGCTCCAGCCCGATCTTCAGCGAATATCCCCGTATCGCCAAAGACGAAAAGCTCATGGAGTTCATCACGGACTACCTGCGCATCATGATCAGCGGCAACATGAGCTCGTTCGAAATCGAGACGCTCATGGACGAGGAAATCGAAACGTACCGCCACGAGCGCGAAGTGCCGGCGCATGCGCTGCAGCAGATGGCCGACGGCCTGCCGGCTTTCGGCATCGTGGCCGCGGTGCTGGGCGTGATCAAGGCGCTGGCCGCCGTGGATCAGCCGCCTGCCATCCTGGGTGACCTGATCTCCAAGGCCATGGTCGGCACGTTCCTGGGTATTTTGCTGGCGTACGGCTTTGTGGGGCCGCTGGCCTCGCGCGTGGAGCGCCGCACCGACGAAGCCATGAAGGTGCTCGAGTGCATCAAGACGACGCTGCTGGCCAGCATGAACGGCTACCCGCCTCAGCTGGCGGTGGAGTTCGGCCGCAAGGTGCTGTTCTCGGCGGTGCGGCCCACCTTTGGTGAGCTGGAAGAGCACGTCCGCCAGACCAAGTCGACCGGCAAGGCCTGA
- the cheW gene encoding chemotaxis protein CheW has protein sequence MAAKPQAQAARNEDVGSEFLVFTLGDEEYGIDILKVQEIRGYDADTVTRIANVPPFIKGVTNLRGIIVPIVDLRIKFNLGRVDYNEQTVVIILNLDRRVVGIVVDGVSDVLMLNSGQVRPAPEFGATLSTEYLTGLGTVDERMLILVDIEKMMTSDEMALVEKVAS, from the coding sequence ATGGCAGCCAAACCGCAAGCGCAAGCCGCGCGCAATGAAGATGTCGGCAGCGAGTTCCTGGTCTTTACGCTGGGCGACGAGGAATACGGGATCGACATCCTGAAGGTGCAGGAAATCCGCGGCTACGACGCCGACACGGTGACCCGCATTGCGAACGTCCCGCCGTTCATCAAGGGCGTGACGAACCTGCGCGGCATCATCGTGCCGATCGTCGACCTGCGCATCAAGTTCAACCTGGGCCGCGTCGACTACAACGAGCAGACCGTCGTCATCATCCTCAACCTTGACCGCCGTGTCGTTGGCATCGTGGTGGACGGCGTGTCGGACGTGCTGATGCTCAACTCGGGCCAGGTTCGTCCGGCGCCCGAGTTTGGCGCCACGCTGTCGACCGAGTACCTGACGGGCCTGGGCACCGTGGACGAGCGCATGCTGATCCTGGTGGACATTGAAAAGATGATGACCAGCGACGAAATGGCGTTGGTGGAGAAGGTCGCCTCCTGA
- the cheA gene encoding chemotaxis protein CheA, translating into MSSGLDLSQFYETFFDEADELLAQMEQLLLELDVGAPDIEQLNAIFRAAHSIKGGAATFGCFTQLAGTTHLLENLLDAIRRGEMALRTDMIDIFLETKDVLKSQLDAYRASEEPDDAVFERICAVLRQLALEHQDPAAAAAAPAAVPAPAPAPAPVQQAPAPAAPVETAAPAAAVSEQAGGLPLRVRITKVSDKDAASLLEEMGNLGTVKASERANGVLTVWVDSTCTPEDIEAVCCFIVDGDQLNIAREAAPVAAETAPAAAVEQAAPAPAPAPAAPEAPAAESAAAADAGAPAARAAARPAAATAAHADKESTSIRVGVEKVDQVINLVGELVITQAMLAQTASTLDPVLHDRLLNGMEQLERNARDLQEAVMSIRMMPMDYVFSRFPRLVRDIAGKMGKQIELQTYGRATELDKSLIERIIDPLTHLVRNSLDHGIETPEKRVAAGKDPVGQLVLSAQHNGGNIVIEVSDDGGGLSREKILKKAMAQGLAVNENSPDDEIWQLIFAPGFSTAEKVTDISGRGVGMDVVRRNIQDMGGHVQLSCEPGHGTTTRIVLPLTLAILDGMSVRVGEETFILPLNHVTESLQPTNDQIYSVAGNERVMHVRGEYLPLVEMHRVFSVGEAQTDPTQAIAVIMQAEDRRFALLVDHLIGQHQVVVKNLESNYRKVPGISAATILGDGSVALIVDVFALARANRERWSQPEAVLN; encoded by the coding sequence ATGAGTTCTGGTTTGGACCTCAGTCAGTTTTACGAGACCTTCTTCGACGAGGCGGACGAGCTGCTCGCGCAAATGGAGCAGCTGTTGCTCGAGCTCGATGTGGGCGCGCCCGACATCGAGCAGCTCAACGCCATTTTCCGCGCGGCCCATTCGATCAAGGGCGGTGCAGCGACGTTCGGCTGTTTCACTCAGCTGGCGGGTACGACCCATCTGCTTGAGAACCTTCTGGACGCGATCCGGCGTGGCGAAATGGCGCTGCGCACGGACATGATTGATATTTTCTTGGAAACGAAAGACGTGCTCAAAAGCCAACTGGATGCCTATCGGGCCTCCGAAGAGCCCGATGACGCCGTGTTTGAGCGTATTTGCGCCGTATTGAGGCAGCTTGCGCTGGAGCATCAGGATCCCGCCGCAGCAGCCGCTGCGCCCGCCGCCGTGCCGGCCCCGGCCCCGGCGCCCGCACCTGTGCAGCAGGCGCCTGCGCCCGCCGCGCCGGTCGAAACCGCCGCGCCGGCCGCCGCTGTCAGCGAGCAAGCGGGCGGCCTGCCGCTGCGCGTGCGCATCACCAAGGTGTCCGACAAGGATGCGGCGTCCCTGCTCGAAGAGATGGGCAACCTGGGCACCGTCAAGGCGAGCGAACGCGCCAACGGCGTGCTGACCGTCTGGGTGGACAGCACCTGCACGCCGGAAGACATCGAGGCCGTGTGCTGCTTCATCGTCGACGGCGACCAATTGAACATCGCCCGCGAAGCGGCGCCCGTGGCGGCCGAAACGGCGCCTGCCGCAGCCGTGGAGCAAGCCGCGCCGGCACCGGCACCGGCGCCGGCAGCGCCCGAAGCGCCCGCCGCCGAGTCCGCCGCTGCCGCCGATGCTGGCGCGCCGGCCGCCCGTGCCGCCGCGCGTCCGGCCGCTGCCACCGCCGCCCATGCAGACAAGGAATCGACCTCGATCCGCGTCGGCGTCGAAAAAGTCGACCAGGTCATCAACCTGGTGGGCGAGCTGGTCATCACGCAAGCCATGCTGGCGCAGACCGCCTCCACGCTGGATCCGGTGCTGCACGATCGCCTGCTGAACGGCATGGAGCAGCTCGAGCGCAATGCGCGCGATCTGCAGGAAGCCGTCATGTCGATCCGCATGATGCCGATGGACTACGTGTTCAGCCGCTTCCCGCGCCTGGTGCGCGATATCGCCGGCAAGATGGGCAAGCAGATCGAACTGCAAACCTACGGCCGCGCGACCGAGCTGGACAAGAGCCTGATCGAACGCATCATCGACCCGCTGACCCACCTGGTGCGCAACAGCCTGGACCACGGCATCGAAACGCCTGAAAAGCGTGTCGCCGCCGGCAAGGATCCGGTTGGCCAGCTGGTGCTGTCCGCGCAGCACAACGGCGGCAACATCGTCATCGAAGTCAGCGACGACGGTGGCGGCCTGAGCCGCGAAAAGATTCTGAAGAAGGCCATGGCGCAAGGCCTGGCCGTCAACGAAAACTCGCCCGACGACGAGATCTGGCAGCTGATTTTCGCGCCCGGTTTCTCCACCGCCGAAAAGGTCACGGACATTTCCGGCCGTGGCGTGGGCATGGACGTGGTGCGCCGGAACATCCAGGACATGGGCGGCCACGTGCAGCTGTCGTGCGAGCCGGGCCACGGCACCACGACGCGCATCGTGCTGCCGCTGACGCTGGCCATTCTGGACGGCATGTCGGTGCGGGTGGGCGAAGAAACCTTCATCCTGCCGCTGAACCACGTCACCGAATCGCTGCAGCCCACCAACGACCAGATCTACTCGGTCGCCGGCAACGAGCGCGTCATGCACGTGCGCGGCGAATACCTCCCGCTGGTCGAGATGCACCGGGTGTTCTCGGTGGGCGAGGCCCAGACCGATCCCACCCAGGCGATCGCCGTCATCATGCAGGCTGAGGACCGGCGCTTCGCGCTGCTGGTCGATCACCTGATCGGACAGCACCAGGTCGTGGTGAAGAATCTGGAATCGAATTACCGCAAGGTCCCGGGCATTTCCGCCGCCACCATTCTTGGCGATGGCAGCGTGGCCCTGATTGTCGACGTATTTGCGCTCGCGCGCGCCAACCGGGAGCGCTGGTCGCAGCCCGAAGCCGTTCTGAATTGA
- a CDS encoding MarR family winged helix-turn-helix transcriptional regulator: protein MTDRARRAQEEWQRERPDIDANVMALVGRLLEATHLLERNWFLPLAAQFELHQGEFDVIATLRRSGNPYAMTPTDLHEGLMLSSGAMTSRLDRLERKGLIERVPSPNDRRSTLVRLTPAGLALIDKLLPLHVANEQQAMASLTHKEQAQLDGLLAKLIVGLERKPAD, encoded by the coding sequence ATGACTGATCGTGCAAGGCGCGCGCAGGAAGAGTGGCAGCGCGAGCGCCCCGACATCGACGCCAACGTGATGGCGCTAGTGGGGCGCCTGCTGGAAGCCACGCATCTCCTGGAACGCAACTGGTTCCTGCCGCTGGCCGCGCAGTTCGAACTGCACCAAGGCGAGTTCGACGTCATCGCCACGCTGCGGCGGTCGGGCAACCCGTACGCCATGACGCCCACTGACCTGCACGAGGGCTTGATGCTGTCCTCAGGCGCAATGACCAGCCGCCTTGACCGTCTGGAGCGCAAGGGCCTTATCGAACGCGTGCCATCGCCCAATGACCGGCGCAGCACGCTCGTGCGGCTTACGCCGGCGGGCCTGGCGCTCATCGACAAGCTGCTGCCGCTGCACGTGGCGAATGAGCAGCAGGCAATGGCGTCGTTGACGCATAAGGAGCAGGCGCAACTGGATGGGTTGCTGGCGAAGCTGATTGTGGGATTGGAGCGCAAGCCGGCGGATTGA
- the flhC gene encoding flagellar transcriptional regulator FlhC, translated as MASKSVSQEADDILLASSMITLGARLQVLEAETSLSHDRLARLYREIRGCSPPKGMLPFSVDWFMTWLPNIHSSLFYNVYSFLNARTTSKGIRATIDAYRLYLENAGQESADAEPVLSFTRAWMLVRFFDSGMLQLSPCRQCGGHFIAHAHDPQSDFVCAICRPPPRAGKTRAAAKARAGSRSAPLATAAPT; from the coding sequence ATGGCCTCCAAGAGCGTTTCCCAGGAAGCGGACGACATCCTGCTTGCCAGCTCCATGATTACGCTGGGCGCGCGCCTTCAGGTGCTTGAGGCTGAAACCAGCCTCAGCCATGATCGCCTTGCCCGCTTGTATCGCGAAATCCGCGGCTGCTCGCCACCCAAGGGCATGCTGCCTTTTTCGGTTGACTGGTTCATGACCTGGCTGCCGAATATTCACTCCTCTCTCTTCTATAACGTGTATTCGTTCCTGAATGCGCGCACCACCAGCAAGGGCATACGCGCCACCATCGATGCGTATCGCCTGTATCTCGAAAACGCGGGGCAGGAAAGCGCGGATGCCGAACCCGTGCTGAGCTTCACCCGGGCGTGGATGCTGGTGCGATTCTTCGACAGCGGCATGCTGCAGCTTTCCCCGTGCCGGCAGTGCGGTGGCCATTTCATCGCCCACGCACACGATCCCCAGTCGGATTTCGTGTGCGCGATCTGCCGTCCGCCACCTCGCGCCGGCAAGACGCGCGCGGCCGCCAAGGCCCGCGCCGGTAGCCGCTCAGCCCCCCTTGCGACCGCCGCTCCGACCTGA
- the flhD gene encoding flagellar transcriptional regulator FlhD, with protein sequence MQQVENSLLADIREVNLSYLLLAQRMLRDDFAASMFRLGFSNEVADILMRLSPAQLVKLASSSSLLCRFRFDDYSLLSALTHDVLGGALQQAHATILLAKQPVEELA encoded by the coding sequence GTGCAACAAGTCGAAAATTCTTTGCTGGCAGACATTCGCGAAGTGAATCTGTCATATCTGTTACTGGCTCAGCGTATGTTGCGGGACGATTTCGCCGCATCGATGTTCCGCCTGGGCTTCAGCAACGAAGTCGCTGACATTCTCATGCGCCTTTCGCCGGCGCAACTGGTGAAACTGGCCAGCTCCAGCTCGCTGCTGTGCCGTTTCCGTTTTGATGATTACAGCCTGCTGTCGGCGCTGACCCATGATGTTCTGGGTGGCGCGCTGCAACAAGCGCATGCAACCATCCTGCTCGCCAAGCAGCCTGTCGAAGAATTGGCCTGA
- a CDS encoding response regulator: protein MTATILVADDSTTMRMIVQATLTGAGWKVLTACNGQEALEVAMANPVDLVVSDWNMPVKGGLELIQGLREEDRYMDVPVLVLTTEDDVGSKMAARDLGVCGWLSKPVDPDVLVELATELLDEQAGA, encoded by the coding sequence ATGACGGCAACGATACTCGTGGCGGACGATTCCACGACCATGCGGATGATCGTGCAGGCGACGCTGACCGGCGCAGGCTGGAAGGTGTTGACGGCGTGCAACGGCCAGGAAGCGCTGGAGGTGGCGATGGCCAACCCGGTGGATCTGGTCGTCAGCGACTGGAACATGCCGGTGAAAGGCGGTCTGGAGTTGATCCAGGGGTTGCGCGAAGAGGACCGGTACATGGATGTGCCGGTGCTGGTGCTGACCACCGAGGATGACGTGGGCAGCAAGATGGCAGCCCGGGATCTGGGCGTTTGCGGCTGGCTTTCCAAGCCGGTGGATCCCGATGTGCTGGTGGAATTGGCGACCGAGCTGCTCGACGAGCAGGCCGGCGCGTAG
- a CDS encoding RNA polymerase sigma factor FliA translates to MPHADDSLVEYAPLVRKLALQLLARLPASVELDDLIQAGMIGLLDAVRRYQETADAQFETYATTRIRGAMLDELRGQDWLPRSVRTKARKIDQAIQFLEQRLMRAPTEAEIAAQLELPLDEYQSLLHDAQGVQIVHYEDFTTEPDSASGQADWSATLNHGAPSGNPLDSLLAGDFRQALVHAIDALPDREKLLLSLCYEQGLNLKEIGAIMNVTEARVCQLRSQATARIRARLKDQAWQELPQEGQIAQII, encoded by the coding sequence ATGCCCCACGCAGATGACAGCTTGGTCGAGTACGCGCCGCTAGTTCGGAAGCTGGCCCTGCAATTGCTCGCCCGGCTTCCCGCCAGCGTCGAACTCGACGACTTGATACAAGCCGGCATGATCGGCCTGCTCGACGCCGTCCGCCGTTACCAGGAAACCGCGGACGCACAATTCGAGACCTACGCCACGACACGTATCCGTGGCGCAATGCTTGACGAGCTTCGCGGCCAGGATTGGCTGCCGCGCAGCGTGCGCACGAAGGCGCGCAAGATCGATCAAGCGATCCAGTTTCTGGAACAGCGTTTGATGCGCGCACCGACTGAGGCCGAAATCGCTGCCCAGCTTGAACTGCCGCTGGATGAATACCAGTCGCTGCTGCATGACGCGCAAGGCGTGCAGATCGTTCACTACGAAGACTTCACCACCGAGCCTGATTCGGCCTCTGGCCAGGCTGACTGGTCTGCCACGCTGAATCATGGGGCGCCAAGCGGGAATCCCCTGGATTCGCTGCTCGCCGGGGATTTCCGGCAGGCGTTGGTGCATGCGATTGATGCCCTGCCCGATCGGGAAAAGCTGCTGCTGTCGCTGTGTTACGAGCAGGGTCTGAACCTGAAGGAAATCGGCGCGATCATGAATGTGACTGAGGCGCGGGTTTGTCAGCTGCGGTCGCAGGCGACGGCGCGCATCCGGGCTAGATTGAAGGATCAGGCTTGGCAGGAGTTGCCCCAGGAAGGGCAGATCGCGCAGATTATTTGA